The following coding sequences lie in one Stigmatopora argus isolate UIUO_Sarg chromosome 5, RoL_Sarg_1.0, whole genome shotgun sequence genomic window:
- the LOC144073971 gene encoding uncharacterized protein LOC144073971 — MFPSSGLFSRLPCPISRRGCGRVHCWYKHAEKVRCLSTNSPPSLRSSLAGAQYSQPSIWGVSQVADNVTDELDELHRLNKEIEVTKYEVEQEQRRLSGYCATHVAPTEAEVQNGNGSRYGQGNTVKEPSQSRKYVVDNSKPRTDLEYDPMSNFTAEFSSLNKTLKGKGLYQCGGNKPVSQQTCSNEVQNHTDDDGILIIDMTLSPDRKSAKADLADNDFDAHIGPVLEKAQEKSFEVSADALIDLTQSPEGFNGKGPDTSACSQSAVEVTAQHHISDPYEEPVAVKLPDRVETTCSAECYPSKESVEELGSTASCTIGPSHQEPTEDDNVIVIDSSSDEDHEDLYMEMSDSDPLEECYRIFMEAYNEELEHQEQPELSVKNTAVVMASKDEIPAVQPQEWPEKTDIAVSKETEVKNTAVVMPSKVEIPVVRPQEWPEKRRIAHESKGTEVPLAKRRPEPQILVPFRGPANTAPTSQQKIAIVKATVKGNGVVYSSVGQRQQDIQSATVISTPAAAVTTLPTPHHNVYANYVALGSTVLNVGNNLHLILPQGAVPITSNSSSITSVLTPITSGCPGSVVDQTASTSVLRHRSVTPVLIPATPLRPSRHSVAMVLSTAAGNPPSRMASKPVTTKRKGKQQQLYEAKTKVPHDIRQRYVTQFTEAFLDTVTDVDEAFKKAVAEEKAVYNRSVNKLKYLSVAVNALKRLKKQNCATTKDEKVYGKTSKGCIPLNWKKLKPNGDSSLYDFLRDYILSEEELVERNFPLQHPEKASSAVLFANKKASNDPLKRICCRCGAMYSVNKAGKHTRMEECNYHYGKGVEKRVPGGVETRYSCCQGVMGAPPCQIFKLHVHDSLEMDGFVSSSPRHPQDSGCPGVYALDCETCYTIQGLELLRVTVVDPSLQVIYDTYLKPCSEVIDYNTRFSGISEEDMMDIQTSLAEVQKSLLSFIRADTILIGHGLEADLCALKLLHGTVVDTAAVFPHRLGPPHRLSLNRLTSEYLTRIIQESVCGHDTAEDATACMELMLMKRKDAKGKK, encoded by the exons GTGCCCAATACAGCCAGCCATCCATCTGGGGTGTTTCGCAGGTCGCAGACAATGTCACAGATGAGCTTGATGAGCTCCATCGCCTGAACAAGGAGATCGAAGTGACCAAGTACGAAGTTGAGCAAGAGCAGAGGCGCCTGTCGGGCTACTGTGCCACACACGTTGCCCCCACTGAGGCGGAAGTCCAAAACGGTAATGGCAGTCGGTACGGACAAGGCAATACAGTCAAAGAGCCTTCCCAATCCAGGAAGTATGTGGTTGATAATTCCAAGCCAAGAACTGACTTGGAGTACGACCCTATGTCAAATTTCACGGCCGAATTTTCATCCCTCAATAAGACATTAAAAGGAAAGGGCCTTTACCAGTGTGGTGGAAACAAGCCAGTCAGTCAGCAGACGTGCTCCAATGAAGTACAAAATCATACCGATGATGACGGCATATTGATCATCGACATGACATTATCGCCTGACAGGAAGTCGGCTAAAGCAGATTTGGCTGACAATGATTTTGATGCACACATTGGACCGGTGCTTGAG AAGGCCCAGGAGAAATCATTTGAAGTATCTGCCGATGCTCTGATCGACCTGACTCAAAGTCCAGAAGGCTTCAATGGAAAGGGTCCCGATACCTCTGCGTGTTCTCAGTCTGCCGTTGAAGTAACGGCACAACATCACATTTCGGACCCGTATGAAGAACCAGTTGCTGTGAAACTCCCCGACCGTGTTGAGACAACGTGCAGTGCAGAGTGCTATCCTTCCAAGGAGAGCGTTGAGGAATTGGGCTCCACAGCTAGCTGCACTATAGGCCCTAGCCACCAGGAGCCGACAGAGGATGACAACGTCATAGTTATCGATTCCAGCTCAGATGAGGACCATGAAGATCTGTACATGGAGATGTCTGACAGCGACCCTTTAGAAGAGTGCTACCGCATCTTCATGGAGGCCTACAACGAGGAACTGGAGCACCAGGAGCAGCCGGAGCTTTCT GTAAAAAATACAGCTGTGGTTATGGCCAGCAAGGATGAAATTCCAGCGGTCCAGCCCCAAGAATGGCCAGAAAAGACGGATATTGCGGTGTCCAAAGAGACAGAG GTAAAAAATACAGCCGTGGTTATGCCCAGCAAGGTTGAGATTCCCGTGGTCCGACCCCAAGAATGGCCAGAAAAGAGAAGGATTGCGCACGAGTCCAAAGGGACAGAG GTTCCGTTAGCAAAAAGGAGACCAGAGCCTCAGATTTTGGTTCCGTTTCGAGGACCAGCAAACACAGCGCCCACGTCTCAGCAGAAAATTGCAATTGTGAAGGCCACCGTGAAAGGAAACGGAGTCGTCTATTCATCCGTCGGTCAGAGACAGCAGGATATCCAGTCTGCAACAGTTATTTCCACACCTGCAGCAGCTGTCACCACTTTGCCTACTCCTCATCACAATG TGTACGCCAACTACGTAGCTCTAGGCTCTACGGTTCTCAACGTGGGCAACAACTTGCACCTGATCCTGCCTCAGGGCGCAGTGCCAATCACCTCCAACTCCAGCAGCATCACTTCCGTTCTTACTCCAATCACCTCAGGATGCCCAGGCTCCGTTGTCGACCAGACTGCCAGCACGTCAGTGCTAAGGCATCGCTCAGTCACCCCAGTGCTCATTCCTGCCACCCCGCTGAGACCTTCCAGGCACTCAGTGGCAATGGTGCTTTCCACGGCTGCTGGTAATCCGCCTAGCCGGATGGCTTCTAAG cCTGTCACCACGAAACGAAAAGGGAAGCAGCAGCAGCTTTATGAGGCCAAAACTAAGGTTCCTCACGACATTCGACAACGCTACGTCACTCAGTTTACTGAAGCGTTCCTCGACACAGTCACCGATGTTGACGAGGCCTTCAAAAAG GCGGTGGCCGAGGAGAAAGCGGTGTACAACCGCAGCGTCAACAAACTCAAGTATCTCAGTGTAGCTGTGAATGCCCTTAAAAGGTTGAAAAAGCAAAATTGTGCCACTACAAAAG ATGAAAAAGTCTATGGCAAAACAAGCAAAGGATGTATTCCGCTCAATTGGAAGAAGCTCAAACCAAATG gtGACTCTTCTTTGTATGACTTTTTGCGGGACTACATCCTGAGTGAGGAGGAGTTAGTTGAGAGGAACTTTCCTTTACAGCACCCAGAAAAAGCCAGTTCTGCTGTTCTGTTCGCCAACAAGAAGGCCAGCAATGACC CCCTGAAGAGGATTTGCTGTCGTTGTGGAGCCATGTACTCTGTCAACAAAGCGGGTAAACACACCCGAATGGAGGAGTGCAACTATCACTATGGCAAAGGAGTAGAGAAGAGAG TACCCGGTGGAGTTGAAACTCGCTACAGTTGTTGCCAGGGAGTGATGGGAGCGCCTCCTTGCCAAATATTCAAG TTGCACGTGCATGATTCCCTGGAAATGGATGGCTTTGTGTCCAGCAGCCCCCGACATCCTCAAGATAGCGGCTGCCCTGGAGTCTACGCACTTGACTGTGAAACG TGTTACACCATTCAAGGCCTGGAGCTATTACGAGTGACCGTCGTGGACCCGAGCCTCCAAGTGATCTATGACACTTATCTCAAGCCGTGCAGTGAGGTCATTGACTACAACACCAG ATTTTCAGGTATAAGTGAGGAAGACATGATGGACATCCAAACGTCTCTTGCGGAGGTCCAGAAGTCCTTGTTGAGCTTTATCAGAGCTGACACCATCCTGATTGGGCATGGTCTGGAAGCTGATCTCTGTGCCCTTAAG TTGCTCCACGGCACGGTGGTGGATACAGCAGCCGTCTTCCCCCACCGCCTGGGCCCACCGCACAGGTTGAGCCTCAACAGACTCACATCTGAATACTTGACCCGTATCATCCAAGAGAGCG TGTGCGGTCACGACACAGCGGAGGATGCCACCGCCTGCATGGAGCTAATGTTGATGAAGCGCAAAGACGCCAAAGGGAAAAAATGA